A single genomic interval of Longimicrobium sp. harbors:
- a CDS encoding NAD-glutamate dehydrogenase, protein MSEQTSTSARAVTVDELCEHLSALRRPDGDALCRFARLFFAKVPRQLLEERGTAQLAALTLGAWEFLRGARPDQVNVQVVDPEDEGWSAPVTVIRAEVGDRPFIVDTVREYLAAEGLHIHQYAYPVIPVRRGPAGEIVAVGDEAGEGASLEALTHCEVARVTDPAQRTAVAEGIRQRLADVVDATSDFPAMTRVLEHEARVVEEYAARFPDRAAEFAEEAAFLRWLGLGNFVFLGFREYAIEGEGDAASVAVRDGSGLGILRDASTSSYAAPVRVSAMAAGLRERLLGGPTLMVAKSNAESTVHRRARMDYVGVKVLDEAGRVRGERRFLGLFTSQAYGSTVADVPLLRGKLDRLLAASGSRPGGHDYKEIVSIVDALPKDELFEATEEELRAQVQASLAALFTEGVRVVVRANPVRDEAAVLVILPGGRFSAEVRRAIGQLLADRLGGEVVNHYLRMAAGDQARIHYYLTTAPGAALPDPRELEREVAGLLRSWQELLGDALRGAGVEDAEAEALTATYGAAFSPEYRAANIPQTALHDVLHLEALRRRGEAVALQLRQPLPGEPAPQGSSILKLYLSGERLVLSDFMPILEDARLRVLEVDTFQVRAAGAPDRMIYSFAVQTREGTPIPDDVTPLLAESLLAVRAGDAVEDPFNGLVLAAGLRWREADLLRAYAEYAFQVGAIPSRIAVARALAAYPAVTRGLVQLFHARFAAEGGDEAPARASLADEMEKVSSLADDRALRRLLALIGGTVRTNYFRGGGADPTARSGGVPYMSFKVRSADVDELKKTRLLYEVFVHSSRMEGVHLRGAPVARGGIRWSDRPDDFRTEILGLVTTQVIKNAVIVPSGSKGGFITRRRLADRDAMGEEAKEQYRTLMRGLLDITDNLVGGSVVPPQGVVRHDGDDPYLVVAADKGTAHLSDVANAVSAEYGFWMGDAFASGGSNGYDHKKEGITARGGWECVKRHFREMGKDIQKEPFTVAGVGDMSGDVFGNGMLLSKQIRLLAAFDHRHIFIDPTPDPAVSFEERQRIFDLPRSSWEDYDRSKLSPGALIVPRGSKEVELTPEARAALGLGDEVATLDGEALIRAVLTAPVELLWNGGIGTYVKDREETHAEVGDPTNDPVRVDADVLRCKVIGEGGNLGLTQRARITFNLRGGRLNTDALDNSAGVDMSDHEVNLKILLNGLVVDGSLSEEQRNETLRVMTDQVSELVLRDNVSQSLAVSLDQRRSREALDDFAALIAAQERERLLNREAEGIPTPDEIAERRAEKIGLTRPTLSVLLAHAKMAAKMQLLDSTVPDDPATESYLVNYFPPLAVETAGLDRLRSHRLRREIVTTQMVNDLVDLMGSSFLHRTSRDTGHSIPEVVRAWLVASRISGTPEVRADLAGAEGRYDVEVVYGWLLGLGQVLETTTHWILANVAPGAATDALIEDARSALSALRGNFAKVVSGEDRALFLTQLGAMQDLGVERGLAERLITLRFLPQLLEIVEVSRRGQTDELRAAKAFYAVSEHFATARLRQAVQMAAGRDPWERRFAQALGDDVQRAQRALVTGLLARAGDGAPAGALERLEAANPRGVRAYRDLLAELRVGNCPLSAYALAVHQLREVAGAAVAGD, encoded by the coding sequence ATGAGCGAACAGACCTCGACGTCCGCCCGCGCGGTGACGGTGGACGAGCTTTGCGAACACCTGTCGGCCCTGCGCCGCCCCGACGGCGACGCGCTGTGCCGCTTCGCCCGCCTGTTCTTCGCCAAGGTGCCGCGCCAGCTGCTGGAAGAGCGCGGCACGGCGCAGCTGGCGGCGCTCACGCTGGGCGCGTGGGAGTTCCTGCGCGGCGCCCGCCCGGACCAGGTGAACGTGCAGGTGGTGGACCCCGAGGACGAGGGGTGGAGCGCCCCCGTCACCGTCATCCGGGCCGAGGTGGGCGACCGTCCGTTCATCGTCGACACGGTGCGCGAGTACCTGGCCGCCGAGGGGCTTCACATCCACCAGTACGCGTATCCCGTGATCCCCGTGCGCCGCGGCCCGGCGGGCGAGATCGTGGCCGTGGGCGACGAGGCGGGCGAGGGCGCGTCGCTGGAGGCGCTGACCCACTGCGAGGTGGCGCGGGTGACGGACCCCGCCCAGCGCACCGCCGTGGCCGAGGGCATCCGCCAGCGCCTGGCCGACGTGGTCGATGCCACCAGCGACTTCCCGGCGATGACGCGGGTGCTGGAGCACGAGGCGCGGGTGGTGGAGGAGTACGCGGCGCGCTTTCCCGACCGCGCGGCCGAGTTCGCCGAGGAGGCCGCGTTCCTCCGCTGGCTGGGGCTGGGCAACTTCGTGTTCCTGGGCTTCCGCGAGTACGCCATCGAGGGCGAGGGCGACGCGGCCTCCGTGGCGGTGCGCGACGGGTCGGGGCTGGGAATCCTGCGCGACGCGTCGACGTCGTCGTACGCCGCCCCGGTGCGGGTGAGCGCCATGGCCGCCGGGCTGCGCGAGCGGCTGCTGGGCGGGCCCACGCTGATGGTGGCCAAGAGCAACGCCGAGTCCACCGTGCACCGCCGCGCGCGGATGGACTACGTGGGGGTGAAGGTGCTCGACGAGGCGGGGCGCGTGCGCGGCGAGCGGCGCTTCCTGGGCTTGTTCACCTCGCAGGCGTACGGCAGCACCGTGGCGGACGTGCCGCTGCTGCGCGGCAAGCTCGACCGGCTGCTGGCCGCCTCGGGCTCGCGCCCGGGCGGGCACGACTACAAGGAGATCGTCTCCATCGTCGACGCCCTCCCCAAGGACGAGCTGTTCGAGGCGACGGAAGAAGAGCTTCGCGCGCAGGTGCAGGCGTCGCTGGCGGCGCTGTTCACCGAGGGCGTGCGCGTGGTGGTGCGCGCCAACCCGGTGCGCGACGAGGCGGCGGTGCTGGTGATCCTGCCCGGCGGCCGCTTCAGCGCCGAGGTGCGGCGCGCCATCGGCCAGCTGCTGGCCGACCGGCTGGGCGGGGAGGTGGTGAACCACTACCTGCGCATGGCGGCGGGCGACCAGGCCCGCATCCACTACTACCTGACCACCGCTCCCGGCGCCGCGCTCCCCGACCCGCGCGAGCTGGAGCGCGAGGTGGCCGGGCTGCTGCGGTCGTGGCAGGAGCTGCTGGGCGACGCGCTGCGGGGCGCCGGGGTGGAAGACGCGGAAGCCGAGGCGCTGACGGCCACCTACGGGGCGGCCTTCAGCCCCGAGTACCGCGCGGCCAACATCCCGCAGACGGCGCTTCACGACGTGCTTCACCTGGAGGCGCTGCGCCGGCGGGGCGAAGCCGTGGCGCTGCAGCTTCGCCAGCCCCTGCCCGGCGAGCCGGCGCCGCAGGGCTCGTCCATCCTCAAGCTGTACCTTTCCGGCGAGCGGCTGGTGCTCTCGGACTTCATGCCCATCCTGGAGGATGCCCGGCTGCGGGTGCTGGAGGTGGACACCTTCCAGGTGCGCGCGGCCGGCGCCCCGGACCGGATGATCTACTCCTTCGCCGTGCAGACGCGCGAGGGAACGCCCATCCCCGACGACGTCACCCCGCTGCTGGCCGAGTCGCTGCTGGCCGTGCGCGCGGGTGACGCGGTGGAAGACCCGTTCAACGGCCTGGTGCTGGCGGCCGGCCTGCGCTGGCGCGAGGCCGACCTGCTGCGCGCCTACGCGGAGTACGCCTTCCAGGTGGGGGCCATCCCCTCGCGCATCGCCGTGGCGCGCGCCCTGGCGGCGTACCCGGCAGTGACACGGGGGCTGGTGCAGCTGTTCCACGCGCGCTTCGCGGCCGAGGGCGGCGACGAGGCGCCTGCGCGGGCCAGCCTGGCGGACGAGATGGAAAAGGTGAGCTCGCTGGCCGACGACCGCGCCCTGCGCCGGCTGCTGGCGCTGATCGGCGGCACCGTGCGCACCAACTACTTCCGCGGGGGCGGCGCCGACCCCACGGCCCGCAGCGGCGGCGTGCCCTACATGTCGTTCAAGGTGCGCTCGGCTGACGTGGACGAGCTCAAGAAGACGCGGCTGCTGTACGAGGTGTTCGTCCATTCTTCACGGATGGAGGGCGTGCACCTGCGCGGCGCCCCCGTGGCCCGCGGCGGCATCCGCTGGAGCGACCGCCCCGACGACTTCCGCACCGAGATCCTGGGGCTGGTCACCACGCAGGTGATCAAGAACGCGGTGATCGTTCCCAGCGGTTCCAAGGGCGGCTTCATCACCCGGCGGCGCCTGGCGGACCGCGACGCGATGGGCGAGGAGGCGAAGGAGCAGTACCGCACCCTGATGCGCGGGCTGCTGGACATCACCGACAACCTGGTGGGGGGTTCGGTGGTGCCGCCGCAGGGCGTGGTGCGGCACGACGGCGACGACCCCTACCTCGTCGTGGCGGCCGACAAGGGGACGGCGCACCTGTCGGACGTGGCCAACGCCGTCTCGGCCGAGTACGGCTTCTGGATGGGCGACGCCTTCGCCTCGGGCGGAAGCAACGGCTACGACCACAAGAAGGAGGGGATCACCGCGCGCGGCGGATGGGAGTGCGTCAAGCGGCACTTCCGCGAGATGGGCAAGGACATCCAGAAGGAGCCCTTCACCGTCGCGGGCGTGGGCGACATGAGCGGCGACGTGTTCGGCAACGGAATGCTGCTGTCGAAGCAGATCCGCCTGCTGGCCGCCTTCGACCACCGGCACATCTTCATCGATCCCACGCCCGACCCGGCCGTGAGCTTCGAGGAGCGGCAGCGCATCTTCGACCTCCCCCGCTCGTCGTGGGAGGACTACGACCGGTCGAAGCTTTCCCCGGGCGCGCTGATCGTGCCGCGTGGCAGCAAGGAGGTGGAGCTTACGCCCGAGGCCCGCGCCGCCCTGGGGCTGGGCGACGAGGTGGCGACGCTGGATGGCGAGGCGCTGATCCGCGCGGTGCTCACGGCGCCCGTGGAGCTGCTGTGGAACGGCGGCATCGGCACCTACGTGAAGGACCGCGAGGAGACGCACGCCGAGGTGGGCGACCCCACGAACGACCCCGTCCGCGTGGATGCCGACGTGCTCCGCTGCAAGGTGATCGGCGAGGGGGGCAACCTGGGGCTCACGCAGCGGGCGCGCATCACCTTCAACCTGCGGGGCGGGCGCCTGAACACCGACGCGCTCGACAACTCCGCGGGCGTGGACATGAGCGACCACGAGGTGAACCTCAAGATCCTGCTGAACGGGCTGGTGGTGGACGGGTCGCTTTCCGAGGAGCAGCGCAACGAGACGCTGCGGGTGATGACGGACCAGGTGTCGGAGCTGGTGCTGCGCGACAACGTCAGCCAGTCGTTGGCGGTGTCGCTGGACCAGCGCCGGTCGCGCGAGGCGCTGGACGACTTCGCCGCGCTGATCGCCGCGCAGGAGCGCGAGCGCCTGCTGAACCGCGAGGCCGAGGGCATTCCCACCCCCGACGAGATCGCCGAGCGGCGGGCGGAAAAGATCGGGCTGACGCGGCCCACGCTGTCGGTGCTGCTGGCGCACGCCAAGATGGCGGCCAAGATGCAGCTGCTGGACAGCACCGTGCCCGACGACCCGGCCACGGAGTCGTACCTGGTGAACTACTTTCCCCCGCTGGCGGTGGAGACGGCGGGGCTGGACCGCCTGCGGTCGCACCGGCTGCGGCGCGAGATCGTCACCACGCAGATGGTGAACGACCTGGTGGACCTGATGGGCTCGTCGTTCCTTCACCGCACCTCGCGCGACACGGGGCACTCCATTCCCGAGGTGGTGCGCGCGTGGCTGGTCGCCAGCCGCATCAGCGGCACGCCGGAGGTGCGCGCGGACCTGGCCGGGGCCGAGGGGCGCTACGACGTGGAGGTGGTGTACGGCTGGCTGCTGGGGCTGGGGCAGGTGCTGGAAACGACCACGCACTGGATTCTGGCCAACGTGGCGCCGGGCGCCGCGACGGATGCGCTGATCGAGGATGCGCGCAGCGCGTTGAGCGCGTTGCGCGGGAACTTCGCCAAGGTGGTCAGCGGCGAGGACCGGGCGCTCTTCCTCACGCAGTTGGGCGCCATGCAGGACCTGGGGGTGGAGCGCGGCCTCGCCGAGCGGCTGATCACCCTGCGCTTTTTGCCGCAGCTGCTGGAGATCGTGGAGGTGTCGCGGCGCGGGCAGACCGACGAGCTGCGCGCGGCCAAGGCGTTCTACGCGGTGTCGGAGCACTTCGCCACGGCGCGCCTGCGCCAGGCGGTGCAGATGGCGGCCGGACGCGACCCGTGGGAGCGGCGCTTCGCCCAGGCCCTGGGCGACGACGTGCAGCGGGCGCAGCGGGCGCTCGTCACGGGGTTGCTGGCGCGCGCCGGGGATGGTGCTCCGGCGGGGGCGCTGGAGCGGCTGGAGGCGGCGAATCCGCGGGGCGTGCGCGCCTACCGCGATCTGCTTGCCGAGCTGCGCGTGGGCAATTGCCCGCTTTCCGCGTATGCCTTGGCCGTGCACCAGCTGCGCGAAGTGGCCGGGGCTGCGGTGGCGGGCGACTAA